In bacterium, a single genomic region encodes these proteins:
- the acpP gene encoding acyl carrier protein gives MNDVEIIERVKKVISEVLGVDTDKIRLEDRFVEDLGAESVQSLELVAAFEEEFGIEMDEEKALEVKTVAKAVDFIKEYLKK, from the coding sequence ATGAATGATGTTGAAATAATTGAAAGGGTGAAAAAAGTTATTTCTGAAGTCCTTGGGGTTGATACAGATAAAATAAGACTTGAGGATAGATTTGTAGAAGACCTTGGAGCGGAGAGTGTTCAGAGTTTAGAACTTGTTGCTGCTTTTGAAGAAGAATTTGGTATAGAAATGGATGAAGAGAAAGCTCTTGAAGTAAAGACAGTTGCTAAAGCAGTTGATTTTATTAAAGAATATCTTAAAAAATAA
- the ispH gene encoding 4-hydroxy-3-methylbut-2-enyl diphosphate reductase produces MKRLIVAKNIGFCFGVKRAVETTEKLLEKLKSLSTVGDIVHNPLVMENLKLKGLKVFNSVSEIKGKYFLIRSHGLAKKEIEKLKKSNLEIYDMTCPFVKKIHYLVENLSNTGYNILIVGNKSHPEVLGIKGYGRNIKVIESKEDLLKYKYFRGKKVAVVSQTTLNFNYYFEIVKDIVKMVESNKILVLNTICKITEEREKEGVEIAKSSDAVFILGGKESSNTKKLFKICKKECKNTFFIEKFADLSKIKFSDFKNIGIVSGTSTPNFFIRKVIEYFKKIGYKEVP; encoded by the coding sequence ATGAAAAGACTAATTGTTGCAAAAAATATCGGATTTTGTTTCGGTGTTAAAAGGGCTGTTGAGACAACAGAAAAATTGCTTGAAAAATTGAAATCACTTTCTACGGTTGGAGATATTGTTCACAACCCACTGGTAATGGAGAATCTTAAGTTAAAAGGTTTAAAAGTTTTCAATTCTGTAAGCGAAATTAAAGGAAAATATTTTTTAATAAGGTCTCACGGACTTGCTAAAAAAGAAATAGAAAAATTAAAAAAATCAAATCTGGAAATTTATGATATGACCTGCCCATTTGTAAAAAAAATTCATTATTTAGTTGAAAATTTGAGCAATACAGGTTATAATATTTTAATTGTTGGGAATAAAAGTCATCCAGAAGTTTTGGGAATAAAAGGATACGGAAGAAATATAAAAGTAATAGAAAGTAAAGAAGATTTGTTAAAATATAAATATTTTAGAGGGAAAAAAGTCGCTGTAGTAAGTCAAACAACTTTAAATTTTAATTATTACTTTGAGATTGTAAAAGATATTGTTAAAATGGTTGAATCAAATAAGATACTTGTTTTAAATACAATCTGTAAAATTACTGAAGAGAGAGAAAAAGAAGGTGTTGAAATAGCAAAATCATCTGATGCAGTTTTTATTCTTGGGGGAAAAGAAAGTTCTAATACTAAAAAACTTTTTAAAATATGTAAAAAAGAATGTAAGAATACTTTTTTTATTGAAAAATTCGCAGATTTAAGTAAAATAAAATTCAGTGATTTTAAAAATATAGGAATTGTTTCAGGAACTTCAACGCCTAATTTTTTTATAAGAAAAGTAATTGAATATTTTAAAAAAATAGGGTACAAGGAGGTACCATAA
- the nagB gene encoding glucosamine-6-phosphate deaminase, producing MRVIITKSYEEMSKEAAKIVKDLIKKKPNCVLGLATGSTPIGLYQELIRIHKEENLDFSNVITFNLDEYYGLSPEHPQSYRYFMDVNLFNGINIKKENTHVPDGKISIDKIEEYCKSYEEMIKKAGGIDLQVLGIGGDGHIGFNEPGSSIYSRTRLVALDEQTIKDNSRFFEKVEDVPRFALTMGVGTILEAKEIIFLANGIKKAEVVAKAIEGPITSQITASVLQLHPKVTVILDEEAASKLSRKEYYRFAYEAERKIGIKLF from the coding sequence ATGAGAGTGATAATAACGAAGAGTTATGAAGAAATGAGTAAGGAAGCAGCAAAAATAGTAAAAGACCTTATAAAGAAAAAACCAAACTGTGTTTTGGGACTTGCTACAGGTAGTACTCCTATTGGACTGTATCAAGAACTTATAAGGATACATAAAGAAGAAAATCTTGATTTTTCTAATGTTATTACCTTCAATCTTGATGAGTATTATGGACTTTCTCCAGAACATCCTCAGAGTTATAGATACTTTATGGATGTTAATTTATTCAATGGTATAAATATAAAAAAAGAAAATACGCATGTACCTGATGGAAAAATTTCTATCGATAAAATAGAGGAATACTGTAAAAGTTATGAAGAGATGATTAAAAAAGCAGGAGGCATTGACTTACAGGTTCTCGGAATAGGAGGGGATGGACATATTGGTTTTAATGAACCAGGTTCTTCTATTTATTCAAGAACAAGATTGGTTGCTCTTGATGAGCAGACAATAAAAGATAACTCCAGATTTTTTGAAAAAGTTGAAGATGTTCCAAGATTTGCCCTAACAATGGGAGTGGGAACTATTCTTGAAGCAAAAGAAATAATATTTTTGGCAAATGGAATTAAAAAGGCAGAAGTTGTTGCAAAAGCAATTGAAGGACCAATAACTTCTCAGATTACGGCTTCTGTATTACAATTACATCCTAAAGTTACAGTTATTCTGGATGAAGAAGCAGCAAGTAAATTAAGCAGAAAAGAATATTATAGATTTGCATATGAAGCCGAAAGAAAAATAGGGATAAAGTTATTCTGA
- a CDS encoding 30S ribosomal protein S1 yields the protein MVKENVNKVLEEKIASFKPGSLIKGRVVDILNEEVIIDIGFKSEGVTSKEEFKGRGNELKKGEEVYVVIESLDPDSNGLIPLSKEKADIMLYWEQLEEKFKNNVPVEGVIFKRVKGGYRVDIGVTAFLPSSQTDIVPIKNPNEYVGMKTFFKILKFDSLRKNVVVSRKQYLEEEKERQKIEYLKSLSKNQLVKGVVKNIVDYGAFIEIEHEVVGLLHINDMSWGRISHPSQLLSIGEKVEVVVLDINFEKQVVSFGLKQKTQNPWDKVEEKYPVGSIVEGKVVNITEYGVFIKLEEGVEGLLHISELSWTGRIKHPSEVVATGDTLKVKVIDIKKEEQKISFSLRQLEPNPWPEIEKKYPVGTIVTGKVYHITDFGAFVEIEKGIDGLLHISNISDTPIKHPSEVLRKGQKVELMILEIDPENKKISLGMKQLGESFKDKKRRKDESDNNEEL from the coding sequence ATGGTAAAAGAAAATGTTAATAAAGTTTTAGAAGAAAAAATAGCAAGTTTTAAACCAGGTTCATTGATTAAGGGAAGAGTGGTGGATATTTTAAATGAAGAAGTTATTATTGATATTGGTTTTAAATCAGAGGGTGTAACTTCAAAAGAAGAGTTTAAAGGTAGGGGAAATGAATTAAAGAAAGGCGAAGAAGTTTATGTGGTTATTGAATCTCTTGACCCTGATTCAAACGGACTTATTCCATTATCTAAGGAAAAAGCAGATATTATGTTGTACTGGGAACAACTGGAAGAAAAATTTAAAAATAATGTTCCTGTTGAGGGCGTTATATTTAAAAGGGTTAAGGGTGGGTATAGAGTAGATATTGGTGTAACAGCATTTTTACCTTCTTCTCAGACAGATATAGTTCCTATTAAAAATCCAAATGAATATGTTGGCATGAAAACATTTTTTAAAATTTTGAAATTTGATTCTTTAAGAAAAAATGTTGTTGTGTCAAGGAAACAGTATCTGGAAGAAGAAAAAGAAAGACAAAAAATAGAGTATTTAAAAAGTTTAAGTAAAAATCAACTGGTTAAAGGCGTTGTAAAAAATATAGTTGATTATGGTGCTTTTATAGAAATAGAGCATGAAGTCGTTGGACTTCTTCATATAAACGATATGAGTTGGGGAAGAATTAGTCATCCATCTCAACTTCTAAGTATTGGTGAAAAGGTGGAAGTTGTTGTTCTTGATATAAATTTTGAAAAACAGGTTGTTTCTTTTGGATTAAAGCAAAAAACTCAAAATCCATGGGATAAAGTAGAGGAAAAATATCCTGTTGGTTCAATTGTAGAAGGTAAAGTTGTTAATATTACTGAGTACGGTGTATTTATTAAACTTGAAGAAGGCGTTGAAGGACTCTTACATATTTCTGAACTTTCATGGACAGGAAGAATAAAACATCCGTCAGAGGTTGTGGCTACAGGAGATACATTAAAAGTAAAAGTTATAGATATTAAAAAAGAAGAACAGAAAATCTCTTTCAGCTTAAGACAACTTGAACCAAATCCTTGGCCAGAAATTGAAAAAAAGTATCCTGTTGGAACTATTGTTACAGGTAAGGTTTATCACATAACAGATTTTGGTGCTTTTGTTGAAATAGAAAAGGGTATAGATGGACTTTTACACATTTCAAATATTTCAGATACACCAATTAAGCATCCCTCTGAAGTTTTAAGAAAAGGACAAAAAGTTGAACTTATGATACTTGAAATAGACCCGGAAAATAAAAAGATTTCACTTGGTATGAAACAATTAGGTGAAAGTTTTAAAGATAAAAAAAGGAGGAAAGATGAGAGTGATAATAACGAAGAGTTATGA
- a CDS encoding putative sugar nucleotidyl transferase yields the protein MKILIYEDENWINLTPISYLKAVFELRCGFNSILEKIISILPEGEVILWVRDYLKELCKEKFNYKVNEEDFLKDDVLIVNGRWLIDRRVELNLKEERVYLSNGEIVYGLLKKESVNKYWNGNINDFLKILISNVKKEDTDFTIIRFPWNLVHHNSKLIKFEFNKINKRGISGKFSEKACVYGSEKDVFVAQTAEVYPFVVIDASEGPVYIDEGVKIFPFSVIIGPSYIGEKTQIMPGAKIREGNSFGPVCRIGGEVEESIFHSYSNKYHDGFIGHSYVGEFVNLGALTTNSDLKNDYSNVSVYLNGKPTDTGELKVGSFIGDHTKTSIGTFFNTGTIVGIMCNITADNILPKYFPSFVWFVSGKFMKGYGVDYSLKTAKIAMERRNRILLSSEETVIRKVYEMTEAERKIHIEKSRKISK from the coding sequence ATGAAAATATTAATTTATGAGGATGAAAATTGGATTAATCTCACACCAATTTCATATTTAAAAGCAGTTTTTGAATTAAGATGTGGTTTTAATTCTATCCTTGAAAAAATTATTTCTATTTTACCTGAAGGAGAAGTAATTTTATGGGTTAGAGATTATTTAAAAGAACTCTGTAAGGAAAAATTTAATTATAAAGTAAATGAAGAAGATTTTTTGAAAGATGATGTTCTGATTGTTAATGGGAGGTGGTTAATTGATAGGAGAGTCGAATTGAATTTAAAAGAGGAAAGAGTATATTTAAGTAATGGAGAAATTGTTTATGGTTTACTAAAAAAAGAGAGTGTGAATAAGTACTGGAATGGAAATATAAATGATTTTTTGAAAATTTTGATAAGTAACGTAAAAAAAGAGGACACTGACTTTACTATCATTAGATTTCCATGGAATCTTGTTCATCATAATTCTAAATTGATAAAATTTGAATTTAATAAAATAAATAAAAGAGGAATTTCAGGAAAATTTTCTGAAAAAGCATGTGTTTATGGTTCAGAAAAAGATGTTTTTGTTGCTCAAACTGCAGAAGTTTATCCTTTTGTAGTTATTGATGCAAGTGAAGGACCTGTATATATAGATGAAGGAGTAAAAATTTTCCCATTTTCAGTAATTATTGGTCCTTCTTATATAGGAGAGAAAACACAGATTATGCCCGGTGCGAAAATAAGAGAGGGAAATAGTTTTGGTCCTGTTTGTAGAATTGGGGGAGAAGTTGAAGAAAGTATTTTTCATTCTTATTCTAATAAGTACCATGATGGTTTTATTGGACACAGTTATGTAGGAGAGTTTGTAAATCTTGGTGCTTTAACTACTAACAGTGATTTAAAAAATGATTATTCAAATGTGAGTGTATATTTAAATGGAAAGCCCACAGATACAGGAGAATTAAAAGTTGGTTCTTTTATTGGAGATCATACCAAAACAAGCATAGGTACATTTTTTAATACAGGAACAATAGTTGGAATAATGTGTAATATAACAGCAGATAATATTCTTCCAAAATATTTTCCTTCATTTGTATGGTTCGTGAGCGGGAAATTTATGAAGGGATATGGAGTAGATTATTCTTTAAAGACAGCTAAAATTGCAATGGAAAGGAGAAACAGGATTCTTTTATCTTCTGAAGAAACAGTGATAAGAAAAGTTTACGAAATGACAGAGGCAGAGAGAAAAATACATATTGAAAAAAGTAGAAAAATTTCAAAATAG
- the pta gene encoding phosphate acetyltransferase, which produces MDKIQEFIERVKGLNKKVVFPEGEDERILLSASELKKERIVNPVLLGNKEKIFQTGENLGITNLSEIEIIDPENSELFGILVDRYCEKRKNINKNVAEKIVRRPLIFGGLLVDTGNCDSMIAGATNTTANVIQSAALTVGYLEGIKTTSSFFIMVLPDGKIYFFADCAVNISPDENQLAEIGITTGLNYKKLMGENPKIAFLSFSTKGSASHPLVEKVQKAVKIAKEKNREFDIDGELQVDSAINEEVAKRKVKEFSPVAGKANVLIFPDLNSGNIAYKITQYLGNAQAYGPILQGFSKPVSDLSRGAKVKDIIVTTVITCLMS; this is translated from the coding sequence ATGGATAAAATACAGGAATTTATTGAAAGAGTTAAAGGTTTGAATAAAAAAGTTGTTTTCCCTGAAGGGGAAGATGAAAGAATTTTATTATCTGCTTCTGAATTGAAAAAGGAAAGAATAGTAAATCCTGTTCTTCTGGGTAATAAAGAGAAAATTTTTCAAACAGGTGAAAACCTTGGGATTACAAATCTTTCAGAAATAGAAATAATTGACCCTGAAAATTCAGAATTATTTGGGATTCTTGTAGATAGATATTGTGAAAAAAGAAAAAATATAAATAAAAATGTGGCGGAAAAAATAGTGAGAAGACCACTTATATTTGGCGGTTTACTTGTGGATACAGGGAATTGTGATTCTATGATTGCCGGTGCTACTAATACCACTGCAAATGTTATACAATCAGCAGCATTAACAGTTGGATATCTTGAGGGGATAAAAACAACTTCAAGTTTCTTTATAATGGTTTTACCTGATGGAAAAATTTATTTTTTTGCAGATTGTGCAGTTAACATCTCTCCTGATGAAAATCAACTTGCAGAAATAGGAATAACAACTGGATTAAATTATAAAAAATTGATGGGCGAAAATCCTAAAATTGCTTTTCTTTCCTTTTCAACAAAAGGTTCTGCTTCTCATCCATTGGTGGAGAAAGTTCAAAAAGCAGTGAAGATAGCAAAAGAAAAAAATAGAGAATTTGATATTGACGGCGAATTGCAGGTTGATTCAGCCATAAACGAGGAAGTGGCTAAGAGAAAGGTAAAAGAGTTTTCACCTGTAGCGGGTAAAGCAAATGTTTTAATTTTTCCAGATTTAAATTCTGGTAATATCGCTTATAAAATTACCCAGTATCTGGGAAATGCTCAGGCATATGGTCCCATTTTACAGGGTTTTTCAAAACCAGTCAGTGACCTTTCAAGAGGAGCAAAAGTGAAGGATATAATTGTTACAACTGTTATTACCTGTTTAATGAGTTAA
- a CDS encoding acetate kinase, protein MKILVINCGSSSIKFKLFEMPEENLISYGSVEKIGEEISIFKYSGKIKIEKQLKIETHQKGIELIAKTLLENEIEDIREIKGIGHRVVHGGEGFEKSVEVDENVIKKIEDYIFLAPLHNPHNLAGIKGCIEIFPESIQVAAFDTAFHTTIPKIANLYAIPYSFYEKHKIRKYGFHGISHRYVARRTSEIMGKGKYDINVITCHLGNGCSVTAVKNGRSFDTSMGLTPLEGLIMGTRCGDIDAGVILYLLEGLNLKISEVSEILNKKSGLLGISEISNDFRNLLPLYNKNEKVTLAIDMFCYRLKKYIGSYMAVLGKIDAIVFTGGIGENVPLVRKKSLENMEFFGIIIDDEKNEKVFGKEGEISKDNSLIKVFVIPTNEELRIAFDTYQIILNSNLNQ, encoded by the coding sequence ATGAAAATTCTTGTTATAAATTGTGGGAGTTCTTCTATAAAGTTTAAATTGTTTGAGATGCCTGAAGAAAATCTTATTTCTTATGGAAGTGTGGAAAAAATTGGTGAAGAAATTTCTATTTTTAAATACAGTGGAAAGATAAAAATAGAGAAGCAATTAAAAATAGAAACACATCAAAAAGGGATTGAACTTATTGCAAAAACATTGCTTGAGAACGAAATAGAAGATATTAGAGAAATAAAAGGAATTGGACACAGGGTTGTTCATGGAGGAGAGGGATTTGAAAAAAGTGTTGAAGTTGATGAAAATGTAATAAAAAAAATTGAAGATTATATTTTTCTTGCACCTCTACACAATCCACATAATTTAGCAGGAATAAAGGGATGTATAGAAATTTTTCCCGAGAGTATTCAGGTTGCTGCTTTTGATACAGCTTTTCATACCACAATACCAAAAATTGCAAATCTTTATGCAATTCCTTATAGTTTTTATGAAAAACATAAAATAAGAAAATATGGATTTCATGGAATTTCTCACAGATATGTTGCAAGAAGAACATCTGAAATTATGGGTAAGGGGAAATACGATATAAATGTGATTACCTGTCATCTTGGCAATGGATGCAGTGTAACAGCAGTGAAAAATGGGAGGTCTTTTGATACCAGTATGGGACTTACGCCACTTGAGGGTCTTATAATGGGTACAAGATGTGGAGATATAGATGCCGGAGTTATTCTTTATCTTTTAGAAGGATTAAATTTAAAAATTTCAGAAGTTAGTGAAATATTAAACAAAAAAAGTGGATTACTTGGAATTTCAGAGATTTCTAATGATTTCAGGAATTTATTACCCCTTTACAATAAAAATGAAAAAGTTACACTTGCAATTGATATGTTCTGTTATAGATTGAAAAAATACATTGGAAGTTATATGGCTGTCCTTGGTAAAATTGACGCTATTGTTTTTACTGGAGGTATTGGAGAAAATGTCCCACTTGTCAGGAAAAAATCATTGGAGAATATGGAGTTTTTTGGAATTATTATAGATGATGAGAAAAATGAGAAGGTATTTGGAAAAGAAGGGGAAATAAGTAAAGATAATTCTTTAATTAAGGTTTTTGTCATTCCAACAAATGAAGAATTAAGGATTGCTTTTGATACGTATCAGATAATTTTAAATTCAAATC